In a single window of the Procambarus clarkii isolate CNS0578487 chromosome 51, FALCON_Pclarkii_2.0, whole genome shotgun sequence genome:
- the LOC138351855 gene encoding uncharacterized protein, which yields MLKNAPNKLGGNRYKVQTLSQMGGASCGDTVRRMMRRIGTYGVWSQYSLVGRKRKRVFKTLDICNVIIKACINTHTNATERDVETSIADMLKNAPNKHGGNRYKGGEARIHVHHIAESDVTNNENSGEPGAWHTAESSLMSI from the exons atgttgaagaacgccccaaacaaactcggtggaaacagatacaag gtccagacgctgtctcaaatgggcggtgcaagctgtggagacacagtgagacgaatgatgaggaggatagggacctatggggtctggtctcagtattcactcgttgggcgcaagaggaaacgtgtcttcaaaaccttggatatttgtaatgtaataataa aagcctgtatcaacacccacactaatgcaactgaaagagatgttgagacaagtattgctgatatgttgaagaacgccccaaacaaacacggtggaaacagatacaag ggtggtgaagcaagaatacatgtgcatcacatagcagagtcggatgtgacgaataatgaaaacagcggagagcctggtgcatggcataccgctgaatcttctctaatgtctatatag